A stretch of DNA from Toxotes jaculatrix isolate fToxJac2 chromosome 15, fToxJac2.pri, whole genome shotgun sequence:
TCTTCCACAAAATGAGTATGCTAAGTTTGCTTACTTCCATCTGCTGAATGTGAAGTCATGTAAGTGATTTGGGTAAATGACTCAGGTAAATGTTGGGATGTGAATATCCAGAGATAACTGTAACTTCAAAGTGTGCAGATGCACACTTTAAGTTCtgttacataaaaacacaataaacaaacatatatGACAAACAGCTCCAAACAAACTTGGAAAAAAGTATGATACAAACTAAACACAACTAATCCAACATCATGGAAGAAGAAAGATGTATTTAAATGCTTGTGTTATTAATGTATAAGTATTAATGCAagtttttctcacacacacacacacacacacacacacacacacacacacacacacacacacacacacacacacacacacacacacatgaacacaaaaattAAAAGCTTAGCTTTCATAATAGTGACTATCTTTTTCCTGTGGAATGGTTTCAAATTAAGATGTCTTAGAAAATGGGACAGGACAGTCAAGTTCTTATGTCCTTCCTGTCTTTTGTCtcaggcacaaacacaaaggtcaGCTGTTTTGAATGAACTGGTGGATATCAACAATGTTTGGGTCTAAGTGCCCTGTTTAAGGTGGATTTCTCTCTTCCAGGTCTGCTAAtcaacacacaggagacattttggCAAAACATGGTACAACAGAATCATTTTAAATATCACTATGTCAGTAGGTTCTACCTTTAACTGGCAATGGCCAGCACTGCCTAAGGCATAAGAACAAAAATCTACATTCACATGTTTGTAGGAAGCATGAATGTCTTTCCCTCCCACTAACTCCACCTGCTCTCAGCTTGGACAGAGTGCAGACAGTGGAAAGCAGGTGGTGAGGGGTGTATGGACATGGAAGTAGCACAGGGTCaatctttttcttcattgttcttCTCCAAAATTACAGATTATTGGTCAATCAAATGTTTATGTCCAGTTTGTCTTGTCAGGATGACAttcatgttgacatgactgGCACTCAGCTGTGAACCCCAGAAGTGGAAGGTGTTGTTTAGACATCTGTCCCCTGTGAGAGTGCAAAAGGTCCATGTGCGTCTATGAGCCATGAAGTAGGGTTTTTACAACGGAGCTACAGTATTCAAGTATCTACTCTAAACCTCCAAAGCACACTGTCCCCTCCACCTTTTGTCTCCATGCCACGCTACACCTAGCACAGAAATGTATTTCTCATCACATGTTCACACCAGAGGCAGCATTATCAACAGgttctgctcacacacagaccatcAACAAGCTCTGCACCACCACCTTTCACTGTTTGTGTCCCGCACCTCACATTTCCTACCGGAGGAGCCCAGAACATGATCATTACGGTCTTTCACTGGCGGGGTTCAACCattgtccacacacacacacacacgactaaTGCAACAACAGATTCTGACGGCAAGTGATTCTCAGAGGATCTCTTTTCAGATATCTTTTAATCAGTTTGAGTGACCTGCAGTTCCAAATGTGGCCACGGCAGCAGAGGTCTTCACAGGTCCGTCTGGTTCCAGGGGATAGGGTCTTGTTCTATTGAGTCTGTGTGTCAACATGTTATACTCATCAGAGGAGAAAATTAAagtctcctcctgctgcctgtggTCCATAACATTTTGGATCAGGTctaactttcttttcttttttaaaaaaagtattttgctTCTCTGAAACTTAAAAAGTGCTTTGAGAACAGTCACACCCATTAAATATTGTTGCCAATAAATGAGATAAAAGCCATGATTTTACTCTGAAAACAATTCTGAATGCAGTCTGCTACACGGGTCTACTCTAAACCCCTCAGCCACAGTCAGATTAGAGGGACGTGCCAGCTGGTGACAGCATGAATGCAGGGTTAAGTGAGAGGAAATGTACACCATATTTAAATCAGCACTGATAGGACTTTGTGGTCGGTGCCAAGATGTAGGTCACATAAGGATCTGGATCTTCAAAAGCACTGTTTAAGAGAGTGACGTCAGCTCTAAAGTGGTTTGGCCACAGCAGATCAGTTTTGTTCCAGCAGTAGCTTGCTgtccagtttgtttgtttctttttaataacaTACAACACCATCCCCTCCTTGTTTCACAGTGACAGGTGGAGAAAAGGCACACTGTACATTTTCCACAAAGCTCCACCCTAAGTAACATCATCCATGCTTCATGTCTCTTCTCAACAAATGTACTTCTCCTAGCAGGCCTTCAGATGCAGATGTCTACAATGCCCTCATCTGTGATCAGAAGTGGGCTCTTAAGCCCCGGAGTCATCTCCTGCATCTTCACCTGCTCCGGGTCAAAGGGGCCATGCTGGAAGTCTCCAGCCCCTGTGGAGGACTGGCTGTTGTTGGGCTGCTGCAGGTTGGAGCTGCCCCCTGTGGAGTAAACTCCAGagtctccactgctgctgctgtcctgacGACTGTGTCTGCCACTGGAAACACCAAGGGGAAGGTGAAGTCAGTCATCTATTGATTCTTCATTGCATATAGAGTTGGATTATTTTTCAAAGCTATATAggtataaaaatataaagtcatagaaatataaaaaaatgtaatgagtACTCTCCTATTAAATGCACTATGTAAACATGAACAGAACACATGAGCTGGACGTAGCAGACATTAAAATCAACCTGCTGTCTGGCTCCAGGCCTGACGGAGGTGGCGGCAGGGCCTCAGCAGGAGGGTTGTGGACTTCCAGAACTGCTGGATCAGCATAGACTGTCACCTTATCACACAGCTGCTCTGATTCTGAATCCGGGctgaggaggtgaggaaagTCACAGAGATGCTGGAGGGAGGTctaaggtgaggaggaggagagaggagagaccgAGATGAGACGCTCTGGTGGAACTGAATAAACTAATTTTAGTGGCATAAATAGTAATTTTGAAACACAAGTGAGTGGGTAACTTGTAAACAACAGTTGCGGCTAGTCAGCAGCTGAGTATACATAGGTTAGCTACATGTTCTTTCACCGTTATCATTTCATTCAACTGGCCAAAAGattattaaaaacatattttccctTCAGTGTCAGACATGTGAACATGACCTGGATTTGCCTGCTGTCTGAACACAGACAAAGCTGTAATGAGACCAGTAAAATTGTGGTGTGCTGTGGCTGAATACCTTCTTGAAGTGTGGAGGAAGCTGGTCGGAGGGGAACAGAGTTGTCTTGACGGTCTTGTAGCACCAAAAGGAGCTGTAGAGTGAGAGCAGCATGACCAGGAAGCACACCACCAGAGAGGCCAGGAAGTACAGGAAAATCTGCCACCATGGAGTGTTACCTGttaaacacacaagcagaggCTTACACTTAGATAAACCAGAGCATACTCAACCTGAGTATAGTTGCATGCTTTATCTGTTATCACCAACATACACATTATTCTGCAGCGAGCTCAGGGAAACGTGAAGCCGTCTAGACGATAATTTGAACACTTACGGCTGGGCCATAAATGTTGGTGGCACAGCAAGAAGTGCAAAATATTCGGCTCGGCTGACACAGCGATTACAGAAACAGGGCTGGTGGGTGAACCTCTGACAGTGCAGCTCAGGCACAACAGCTCCTGGAGATTCTATTTTCTCACTACCGTTCTGGTTGTTAACTACTCTACTCCATTTCGCTCAGTAAAAACTTATTTAATAGGGAAAATAAAGCTCTCCCAGATAGCAAGATCACTGCCAAGTCAAAGCTTAAAGTTCACAAAGGCTGaactcaaacagcagcaaaaacgCCACAGATCTATGCCAACAGACTTTGACCTGTGAGTGGCGATTCAACTGGAATGAACTGAATTTGACAAAAGTTCTGTGCACATCTCATGAAGGCCACTTCCACGCCACAACAAATGTAACACAGGAGTTTCACACTTAATGTGACAAAAATTAACAGACCTCTGTGGAAACAAACTGCTATTGAGAAGATGACTTCAAGCTGTCGGCGAACCAATGCACAGCTGTTTTAATGTTTCACCAGCAACAACAGATCAACTGACAGGCTagcatcctcctcctttctctgatCAATGTTTTTTGATTATGGATGATTATGCTGTAGCAAACTTTGTCATGGCCGTCATCTAGGTGCCTTTAAGCCTGATTTAAGACTCAGCCCACCCTGCACACATCCTGAATCACTCTAGTCAACAGCTAACCCTCAATTCACACTTTACACTGACTTTAGGTATCTAATGGAAGTCCTCAGTGTTGAGCAGTGCAGGTCTTGAATGATGAGTAGAtaccagcagagtctggtgcaGAAGATTTATTGTGATCACAACAGACGATACACAGCAAATGAGTCTCAGTACTGGTCCTGAAGACTGAACTTTACAGTGGTCAATACACTCTTGACCATGCCTGGAAATAATCATGTCTCTTCGTGGTCTCCTGTTCCAAATTAGTAATTAACCTAATGGTGTCAGATTATATGTGTTttgtctgggctcttctgtgcggagtttgcatgttctccctgtgcctgcatgggttttctccgggtactccgggcttcctcccacaatcccaaagacatgcacattaggtaaactggctactctacattgcccgTCAGAgtgagtgcgtgcgtgtgtggttATCTGTCTTTGCGATTGACTGGTAACCAGTCCAGGGTgaaccctgcctctcgcccatagtcagctgggataggttCCAACCCCCCCGCTATACTGACAGATCAAACGGCTGAAGCCTGTCATTTCACTGAATCAACCTACTCTCCACAAGGTGACAAAACTAGACCTGGTGAAAGGCTACATCTAAAACAGAAGTTTCAAAATAATTTGGAAGTTACAGTTATACTACACAATATTGAAGGTGCTTTAAggtgtttctcaataaaagagaagttgagtaattcagcagctgactgtttttatgCCTCCGCGTCGGCAATAGCCAAGCCCGGAGGCGTAATcgaatcaggaaattggacCGATTAACCACCCCTAACTAAAATGCTGCATATAAACAGCTGACACACCACGCAGCTGCTACTACCATTATGTCACATACCAATCAGATCACACCCTTCCCAATATATGATCCCAGCTTAATTTCAGTAGCTTACATATTCTTTCAATTAGCTCTCATGTAACTGGCCAGACATGAAGACCAGACTTTGAACATAAAGATTAGAACCCCTCTTCAACAAGCAGATTCTTCAAAAACTGTCCcatttttcattcaaatgtAGATCCCAGTTTAGTGTGGGCTTAGGTGTAAGTTACCTTCAGTCTGCATACACTGGGGCAAGGTAAAGCTGCTGCTCTTGTTGTAGAAGTCGTAACGTGACTGAACGCTCACACAGTACCATGTCCAGGCCTTCAGGTTTGGCAAAGTCACCAAGTTGGCACCACTGCTTAACGTCTGGGTTCTTAAGGCCTGAAGGACACATGGGAGAGGTGATTCACACTTTACTACATCATTTGATGTATTCATGAACCAAGACACTACAGTGAAGGGATATCTGTAAGGTTGGTGTGGAAATTACACATGGAAGGAACTCGAGAGTATTCTTTTGGCAGATGAGAGTGGAGTGTGAGCACAAATGTGTCCTGAGCCACACTGAAGGACAGCCTGCTTACCTGAAGTCCTCTGCGTAAGAGGACGAACATACTCATTGTAAAAGAACAAAAGTCATACAGATGGTGTGAGCTGTCTTTGTCAATGCCGTCTGACGTTTTTGAAAAGCCCATAGAGATACATCAGGAGTGCATCAGACAGCTTAGGCGATTTGGTTTGACTGGAACACTGCAACAGTCTTTGAGAGGAACGATGCTCTGCCACTTATTTCTCCAAGTGAGGAAACGGAGTATTCACAGTTCACATGATCCAGATTAAATTGATTTATCTTTTTCAGATGAAGAGCCAATCATCACTAAAGCCTCTGTCATACAGGAGCCAATAAAAACTAATGGAATGATCAGATTGTCATATTAACATTTAATGTGTATTGATTAACACACAATGTCAGCTCAAGAACTGAGTAACATGTAAAAAACATTCCAGCTTAAGAGTTGTTGGTAGCTGCCTGCGGCCTCTGACTGACATAGAGAATTAAGGATAGTTATCGTTAACTAGTAAAGATGAAAAAGCAGTCAAACCTCCTTTATTCATCCATCACTCTTctgatgtttctttctttgtgctggAGATGAAAGTTTGCTGAGCTTGACTCTGAATGGATGTTTCCCATGAGGCTTCATTTGaacaaatgagtaaatgaaatcattcaatACACAAACTGTTTGTGTTCAACAGATTTGGCCTTTGCAAACAACAGTGATGTGCGTGGTTATTTGCTGTTAGAGCAGGGAAGTGAGATCTGATAACAAGTTTCACTGGAGACGCGGGTGGaaatacattttattcattcatccgTTTTATATactgcttgatccgtcagggttgcGGGGGTgttggagcctatcccagctgactacgggcgagaggcagggtacaccctggactggtcgccagtcaatcgcagggctgacataCAAAGccaaccacacatgcacacactcacacctaggggcaatgtgcagtgactctccagttactggctgtcatgcaggatttaaccgcaaggcagagctgttgactaacagtcataacaaaatACCCTGTAACAGAGCCAGCGAGCGAGCTTACTATGCTAGCGAGACAACACATCAACAGGACGtacgttgtctgcaaactttgccgCACTAAGCTTAAGTACTGTGGCAATACTTAGCAACCTAAGGGctccaggtttgaaccccggtctgagctcttctgcgcggagtttgcatgttctccctgtgcctgcgtgggttttctccgggtactccggcttcctcccacaatcccaaaaacatgcacattaggttaactggctactttaCATTGTCCCTAAGTGAGTGTGTagttatctgtctttgtgtgtcggccctgcaATTGACAAGTCCaaggtgtaccccgcctcttgcccgtagtcagctgggataggctccagctcccccgcgaccctaaCGGATCAAGCAGATGAGAGCTCACATATCGCGCTTCCATCCAGAAAGGGCATGGGTTAAAGACAACCGCTTGAAGCCTGTCATTCCACCGAATCAACATACTCTCCACGAGGTGACGACAAAATAAGCCCTGGTGAAAGACTACATTTAAAACAAGTTAAAAACCtaatttggaagttacagctatactacacaatactgaaggtgctttgagatgtttctcaataaaagaaaagttgagtaattcagcagctgatttttttttaaatggtgcaaTACGTTTATGGCGTATTTTGggttactgttgtcaaatggaaactcGATTGGTATCGGGACCTCAATGATcctaatcaaatcaaatcaagagATTGGACCAATTAACCACCCCTACTTTTTATGGTGCAATCAGTTCCCTCTCAATAATTCCACACCAACACATTCACCAGGCCTTTAAGAACATTCTATACTTCTTAAGAAAATGAAGCAATCTGAAACGTAATGGGAAATGTGAAAGATCGTGTACTAATAACACTCCACCCTCAGTGCAGAGAAGTTTATAATTTTACAGTAGCAGTGTGGCAGCTCTGGGTTATTTTAGGATGCACTGTAATAGCCTGCTCCTTCCTCATCAAACCAGTTTAAAGCTTGCTGCTTTGTGTTAAAGCAGCTGACAGGAAATCATGGCATCAGACAAGAACTCACGCTCTCTCTCGTGAAATAGCACTGACAGGAAACACCTTTGCTAGGTGTACAGGGcacaaaccaaaaccaataaACCAACAGAAAGCAGGTGCTCTGCTAACAGGGCTGATTATGAGTGGATGACTTGTTTATGTGGCTGCTGTCTCAGGGGTTTCACCAGGTGTCTCTAGGGAATTGAGAAAATAGGAAGTGTGAACAGGTGAAACTGCTGGCTATTTTCTCCTGCTGTAACTTGTCTGTGAGGATCTGTCTTGTATCTGTATGAGAGGTATcatacaacacaaacagcaccaGGGGAATTTATGTGAAAGAGAGTTGAAATAAAAAGGCTCTTCAATGACTATCATTAAAGCTTTGGGaaattttaatttagatttttttttattttaacttaatTACAAAAGTAAGTTAAGCACAATATTGTACACATTGGCCTAATGTTTGTCTGAGGGATGAGTTCCatacctgtgtgtctgcagaacGTTCCCAGTAGAGGATGTGGTAGTATATCTTGCGAAGAGTGTCCCTCATGGAGGTGTTCGAGCTTGTCAAAGGGTCAGAGATGAAAACGTCGAGGTCACTTCCTGCAGGAGCAAGGTCCACTTTGGCTGGAGGACCCAGAGCAGCTGgtaggagcaggagcaggaaacAGACAAGATATGATGTACAGGAGTGGAAAGATTAAGCTTTGTTCTGGTGctgacatactgtgtgtgttctttccTCAAAGCACAAACAtagtatttatgaaataaatgaatgaatgtacgTGTGATTATACACTTTAACTACAGAAATGTAAGTTAATAATAAACAAAGATGAGGGCTAAAGCAATTTCCTGATAATTGACTGATCAACAGAAGTATTACTGGCACCAATTTggttaatgaaaaaaatcatttttcaagctAAACTGATGGTTAaccatcttttgtttttgggCTGTTGGTCAGACAGAGCTCCGTGAAACTGTGCTCGATCATGGTGGAGATGTTTGCTAGTTGTGTTACTTATGCTCCTTTCACGATCTTCACACTGCGGTTTTGATAGTTCAGAAATGCAccactcaaaacacacacaaaagtctcCTTTCCTAGAATTGTTATGCATGGCTCTTTCAACATCTCTCTGTGGTTGTGCACTCTTTTCTTCAGTTGCTCTTCCGTCTCCgtcttgtttttcattgtttgtgcAACACCTGAGATCACATGCTGCCAACAGGCTCAAGAATAAAAAGTCTTTAGTGTGAACTGCCTAAACACTTAGAGGGACTCGTTCTCTCCCTcgtccctcctctctctctctctctctctctctctctctctcctctcattcatcctcattttatctctctctctctcaccatcttTGTCAGGGCAGAATTCCAACAGCACCCAGTCGGAGTGACACCCATTCGCGTTCGCTTGTACTCGAGTCATGTAGATGCCCAGGTAGTGCAGGTTGAACGGTGTAAGGTCACATGACCTGTGTGATGTCTCTTCACAAGCTGTATACCAGGTTGGACCCTTCTTGGACTTCAGCTTGTACTTCCTAaaggggaagaggaaaaaaaagaaagaaaatgtgagacATCAATCATGTTAACAGAAAATACTGATTGTCTTGAAGTAGATAtccttaattaaaaaaaaaaaaaaaaaagcaatatagAAATATATGAAATGCTAACTCATTTTACTTGGCAATATGTTTGGGGTGGGGTCTTAGGGGTGGAGGGTCGGGGGGGGCTGTTTGTAGGGATTTGAGTgcgtttgttttctctctcttagtacttatttagtatttattacgattttatatttctttgtttttactttcactCTCCTGACCCCAGGAaactctgtctcattttctctgcactgcagttgtatgtgcCCATGCAGGGTAACCTGAAGGACTCTGTCTCAGTGTTTATCCAGGATTTATTCTTACGTTACAGGAGAATAAGTTTACCTACAGCTCAAAGGTAAATCAGTTAACCCCCAGATTCAAACTTACAACAAACTCATTCCTTTGGCCTCAGTATCAGTGGTTTCTAACCATGTAtgatgtatgtgtgagagagacttACCCGACATATTGTGCGGTGAAGGTCACAGCATGACTCCCTGCAGGACTCTGGTCCCAGTTCCAGTTCAGTGTGTAATTGGTGTTCAAGGCGATCATGGTCACGTTCTGTGGTGGGGACAGTTCTTCTCCGACTGAAACAAACAAGGGTAAACCCACATGACCCCACAGTCTATGCTAACTGGTGGACAAGTTGTTACAGCAATGCAATAAATTccttttaaagagaaaaattaaaatgactaatgacaagtcagacaaactgaaaaagcaACAACTGATAACTGACTAATccttcaaaatatttttcaagcaaaatgcCATAGCAAAACTTGTAttcccttttatttttaataaaggcTCAGTATATTCCTAAAACAGTTGCCCTCTGCAGCTTTTAGCACAAGTCATTCAAACTGAAGGAAACAATGCATTTGTTTGATTCACACACAATATTTGTGTGCCAcgctgacaataagaaaaatataggaTACTACCAGACAAATTCCTTAACAAGTTTGTAAATTAGAAGTTGTTaaattaacagcagcaggaggagcgaaacatgcaaacacagcatttatgtcagtgtgaaaccaaaaaaaaaacaagacatgacaaaaaaaaagaacaagatcGCAACAGGAACTGCTGTGACAAACCAGACAACACTGGAAGTGAGACTGTAACAATAACAGTTTTGAAAGACTTTTTGAaaaattaacttttattttgtacttaGGAGACTGTAATGAATTAaagacacacagtaaaaaaaagatatgtggtgaaaatataaatatacagtgGTCTGTTTGGACAGctgtgtatttgtctttttgttgttgccGTTAGGGAACCATTTGGAAATACTTTAAAGGACACAAATGCAAATGGGGCAGCAGTCTTTTAATGCTCAGATTTTAGTAAATACACTTTTCCAATACCtaatgaaacagacaaacacagaaagaaaacataaacatgctTATTAATATTACTAATGCCGataagaaaagcaaaaagacagCAAAACGGTGCAAATGtcttaattttacatttttgatgaGACTtgaacaattaaaaacacataagtGAATAATTTGGGCTGTTTAGGGACTGCACAGAATGCAtgacaaacaggaaatatttgAGAGAAGAATAAAGGGCAGTTTTGTGGAGGAGGGTGGCTCCTCTCTGTGCCGTCTATGTGGTGTTTGGAGTgcttgtatgtttgtgtctcagctTGTTCAGTTTCACTGGACTCCTGAGGCATTTAGCCATTGGGTTACACAATATTTTCATCAGTGACTCACTTCCTCTCATTCCTTATCTAGTgctgttcttctttttctgtccatctcATTCCATTTTCTCAGCCATAGCACAATTTAAACCAGATGACTCAGAAACTACCCCACAAGCACCAAAATAAAAGAGCAAACACTGGATGTGAGAAGAAACAAACCAATAGATGTCTGTTGTCAGCTGACATAAATGCAACATGCCTCACATACCGAAAATTACCCTGAACTGTATGACTCATTAAAATCCGATCTGAACCCATTCTGATTTTTAAAGCCAACACATGGACTCCACTGAGAGTTATAAAAATCAAATACTTACAAAGAAAATCCGCTGGTATTTGTATTGTAGCATAAATACACAAGACAAGCTGTTGGTAAGTATCCCTAAATTACACTTACTAAAGAATTAGGACCAAAATATGAACTACTCAGGACATATTACAGGTGAAAAGCAAACTTGTCAAAGCTCTGAGCTTAGCAAACTATGTCATGGCAGCATTATTTCTCCATGATCTTGTGTataaagtggggtccaaaagtctaaATGGGCGTGGTGATGACATGTTGATGAGATGTTGTATCTTTGGATATCTTTTAAATTTCTGAACTGCAATTTCTTGTTACACGTCAGCCAACATATAGTGTACGGTAATTCCAAATATCTGCCACAAGCTAGTAAAATTAGCCAAACGGCTGTGATGACAAATTGGCCAGGCCctaaaatgaaacagagaaaagggcAAAAGAGAAGGCCCattggaaaaataaacattacagGACTTTGCTCTGTCTTTGCGTAGTGCGTCTGATAatacagtggcaagaaaagTGTGTGAACCTGGTTTTCTGCATcaatttgtcataaaatgtgacctgatcttcatctaagtcaAGAGTATTGACAAATATAATGTGCCCGAAAACAATACACAAAAAAACTCAGAACTTTGATGTCTTTAGTGAGAACAGCCATGAAAACCTCACAGTGCTACTTGAAAAAGTAAGTTAACCCTTGAGTtaatgacctcaaaaaatccTAACTGGGGTCAGGTGTTAGCACACCTGGAGTGTTGTTAAGAAAATGATTTGCATAAAGCTGGAAAAGGTTACAAAGTGATTTCAAAGACTTTATAAATT
This window harbors:
- the il10rb gene encoding interleukin-10 receptor subunit beta isoform X2 → MIALNTNYTLNWNWDQSPAGSHAVTFTAQYVGKYKLKSKKGPTWYTACEETSHRSCDLTPFNLHYLGIYMTRVQANANGCHSDWVLLEFCPDKDAALGPPAKVDLAPAGSDLDVFISDPLTSSNTSMRDTLRKIYYHILYWERSADTQALRTQTLSSGANLVTLPNLKAWTWYCVSVQSRYDFYNKSSSFTLPQCMQTEGNTPWWQIFLYFLASLVVCFLVMLLSLYSSFWCYKTVKTTLFPSDQLPPHFKKTSLQHLCDFPHLLSPDSESEQLCDKVTVYADPAVLEVHNPPAEALPPPPSGLEPDSSGRHSRQDSSSSGDSGVYSTGGSSNLQQPNNSQSSTGAGDFQHGPFDPEQVKMQEMTPGLKSPLLITDEGIVDICI
- the il10rb gene encoding interleukin-10 receptor subunit beta isoform X1 — its product is MLLSVPRKTPTMSSAVYVSLLFWCLRDIVVGEELSPPQNVTMIALNTNYTLNWNWDQSPAGSHAVTFTAQYVGKYKLKSKKGPTWYTACEETSHRSCDLTPFNLHYLGIYMTRVQANANGCHSDWVLLEFCPDKDAALGPPAKVDLAPAGSDLDVFISDPLTSSNTSMRDTLRKIYYHILYWERSADTQALRTQTLSSGANLVTLPNLKAWTWYCVSVQSRYDFYNKSSSFTLPQCMQTEGNTPWWQIFLYFLASLVVCFLVMLLSLYSSFWCYKTVKTTLFPSDQLPPHFKKTSLQHLCDFPHLLSPDSESEQLCDKVTVYADPAVLEVHNPPAEALPPPPSGLEPDSSGRHSRQDSSSSGDSGVYSTGGSSNLQQPNNSQSSTGAGDFQHGPFDPEQVKMQEMTPGLKSPLLITDEGIVDICI